From the Montipora capricornis isolate CH-2021 chromosome 2, ASM3666992v2, whole genome shotgun sequence genome, one window contains:
- the LOC138037296 gene encoding uncharacterized protein has protein sequence MAVNFGDVRYIINWGPARNLLHQLQEAGRAGRDGIKSHLIITYYGQQLPHCEDEVKDFVKCEGCYRVALYKNFDREIQPVSPGHDCCSYCATKCCNESCTELVQFENQSPLPASLPALTRPVSDEDKADIRAAFTELVQVKDDNTFGAASQHAFSQELVRDIEEICYRLFTIKDVFECLPVYSLNHYMKILEIIQETFGDLPHMDNTHRLVISEIPDFFDLLPWEPEYFERYFDEADDLEELDIL, from the coding sequence ATGGCTGTAAACTTTGGTGATGTTAGGTACATCATTAACTGGGGTCCCGCACGAAATTTATTACACCAGTTGCAGGAAGCTGGCCGAGCAGGACGTGATGGCATCAAGTCACACCTTATAATCACTTACTATGGTCAGCAACTGCCTCATTGTGAAGATGAAGTCAAAGACTTTGTAAAATGTGAGGGTTGTTATAGAGTAGCTTTGTACAAGAATTTTGACAGGGAAATCCAGCCTGTAAGTCCAGGACATGACTGCTGTTCTTACTGTGCTACAAAATGTTGCAATGAAAGCTGCACTGAGCTGgtacaatttgaaaaccagtCTCCCTTACCTGCATCATTACCTGCTCTCACTAGACCTGTCAGTGACGAAGACAAAGCTGACATCAGAGCAGCATTTACAGAATTGGTGCAAGTGAAGGATGATAATACCTTTGGAGCTGCATCACAGCATGCCTTTTCCCAGGAACTTGTCAGAGACATAGAAGAAATTTGTTATCGCTTGTTTACCATTAAGGATGTTTTTGAATGCTTGCCCGTGTACTCACTTAATCACTACATGAAAATTCTAGAAATAATCCAAGAAACGTTTGGAGATCTACCACACATGGATAACACTCATCGACTTGTTATTTCTGAAATTCCTGACTTTTTTGATCTGTTACCATGGGAACCAGAATATTTTGAAAGATACTTCGATGAAGCTGACGACCTTGAGGAATTGGACATCTTATGA
- the LOC138037297 gene encoding probable ATP-dependent DNA helicase RecS → MAAVDVDVVESALRDVNLSSGREIVLTPERELAVRALLADRDVLAGLPTGYGKSLIYQMFVRAKNYELNGNAAILVISPLKSIIEDQLQETELLGYPAKDLGNLSNDDIRRCNFKIVFATAEKVKEKPFRAMLMDSKSKKNSKGTAFRKAYGELAVLRSLCKEGTPILALTGTADDTTKSTICRELSLHEDVLKIFISPHRPNIRILSPK, encoded by the exons ATGGCAGCTGTAGACGTGGATGTCGTAGAGAGTGCTTTGAGAGATGTGAATTTATCAAGTGGTAGAGAAATTGTTTTAACACCAGAGCGAGAATTAGCAGTAAGGGCTCTTTTAGCCGACAGAGATGTCCTGGCGGGTTTGCCGACCGGATACGGCAAGAGTTTAATTTACCAAATGTTTGTACGCGCGAAGAACTATGAGCTAAATGGTAATGCAGCGATTCTCGTCATTTCGCCACTAAAAAGTATTATCGAAGACCAGTTGCAGGAGACAGAATTGTTGGGCTACCCAGCGAAAGATTTAGGCAATTTATCGAACGATGACATTCGCCGATGTAACTTCAAAATTGTGTTTGCAACCGCCGAAAAAGTCAAAGAGAAGCCCTTCCGAGCAATGTTGATGGACTCCAAATCGAA GAAGAACTCCAAGGGAACAGCTTTCAGAAAAGCTTATGGAGAACTTGCTGTTCTGAGATCTTTGTGCAAAGAAG GAACTCCCATTCTTGCTTTAACTGGGACAGCTGATGATACAACTAAGAGCACAATATGCAGGGAGCTGTCCTTACATGAAGATGTCCTTAAGATCTTTATTAGTCCTCACAGACCAAACATCAGGATTCTGTCACCAAAGTAA